In the genome of Dyadobacter fermentans DSM 18053, the window GGCATCATGCCCACGAGCCGAAGCGCCTCTTCATCCAGCTCCGTACCGGGGCTTTTCACAATGCGGCCGCTGCTAACATTCCCGTCCTCGTCCAGCAGGAATGAAACCTGCACCGGGCCTTCTACGCCGTTTTCGCGTGCCTGCCTGGGATATTTGAGGTTGTTGGCCAAAAATTTGTTCAAAGCCTTGTAGCCGCCCTGGAAATAGGGCCAGCGGTCGAGGCGCAGCGGGGAGCTGCTTTCGGTAGCGGCTTCCGATTCTTTTTTGGAAGCCTTCGCCTGGCTTCGGAGCGCCGTTCTGGGCATCGGTTTCAGAACGATCGCGTATTCGATTACGGATTGGAGGATCGGCTGCTGCCTGGTCTCAAAATCGGGATGTTTGATCACGAGCATCCCGCTCAACGGCGCATCGGGGATCTCAAAACTGCCCGACAGATTGGAAATCGTGCCCCGCTCGGACCCTGCGATCAGCACCGCCGCATTGGCGACCGGCCGCGATGCACCGTCGGTAATGCGGCCTGCAATGCGCGTAGTTTGCAGGAATGCGGGCCTGGCGTCCAGGCTGTCGTTGCGGTAGTGCCGGTTTGTCGCCAGTGCGGGGGTTACCGCGGCGGCGATCAGCAAAAGAGTGAGGTAGTTCAGGAGAAGCGGTTCAGGTATTCTTGGCTGCATGATTTTCCCGGTATTTGATTTGGCAGATATCCGTACAACTATCCTTTTTCCATAAACGATTGTAATTCAATTATAGGATACGCAATTCCCGGCAAAATGTGGAAGAAATTTTTAATGCCGATGGTGCTTGTATGGAAAGAGGTTTGCAGGAATTGCCGAAGCCGGGTTTTACCGGTACCGCTTCATCAGCAACGACAGCGGCCAGAACAGCGCTGTTACGATGGCCTTGCTCCAATTTGGGCGTTCGGGGTTTTTGTGGTAGGCTTTGATGCAGTACCAAGCCAGAATGACGAGTGAAATGAAGATAGCAGCTCCCATGACTTACGATTTAGTGATTAATGCATTGTAAATTAATCTATTAGTACCAACTGCATAAAATATTTGTACCAACGGCATCCAATGGCCTGCAAGCGGAATCATTTACTTCGAAAAAACGGCCTAAGTGATTTGATAGGCATCCGCAAGCTGCACGAGCGCTTTCCGGTCGGAGATATTGAGTTTTTCAAAAATGCGCCGGCGGAATGTGCTCACGGACGTGTATTGCAGCTGCATCAGCTCGCTGATCTGCGTGATGCTGTAATCCTGCACGATGTACATCGCGACCTGGAACTCCCGCGGCGTAAGGCCGTCGAACGGGTTCATCGACTTCCGGTTTAGCGTGTCATTCATGATAATGTCGGCCAGATCGGCGCTCATGTATTTTTTACCGGCCAGCACCACATTGATGGCCTTGATCAGGTCTTCGGGCGAGGCGTCTTTTTCCAGGTAGCCGTGCGCGCCCATTTGCAGCGCCCTTTTGCCAAATACCGCCTCGTTGTTCATCGATACGATGAGTACTTTCGTGTCCGGGTGCATATTCCTGATCCAGTGGATCACCTTGCTCGGATCGGTGTCGGGCATGCTCAGGTCGAGCAAAACCAGGTCGTAGGTGTTGATTTTCAGCTGGGTCATGATCGACTGGCCGTCCCATGCCTCGTCAATCTGCAAGTCGGGAAAGTGGTTCAGTAATGCAACTCTCAGTCCGTAACGTACCAGCGAATGGTCGTCGGCAATCAATGTCTTTTTCATAACGTAGTGAAATTGGTCGGCACATCGTCCGTTAGCATGGCGTCTGTCGCGTCGGGCTGGCCGGGCATCAAGCCCGAAATGGTCACCCTAGTTCCCTGGCCGACGGAGCTTTGTACTTCCAGTTTGCATTCGAGCAGCGCCACGAAATCAATGATGATCTGGTAACCGAGGCGGCCGCTCTGTTCTATACCGGCCGTGGTTTGGACCTGGGTGATCCGGCGGTTAATCTTGCTCAGGTCTGCGGGGGACATGCCCCGGCCATTGTCGGTTACGGAAAGCTGCAAATGGTCGCCGGCTTGTTCGAGTTCAACCCGGATATGCCCGCCGGTTGTGTATTTGTTTGAATTGTCGATCAGGTTGCGGATCACCGCTTTCAGGATTTCGCGGTTGGTAAAAAGCGGCCATTGTCCCGGATTGACGAATTCCAGTGTATTGTTTTTAAACGGAAGCATTTCCTTGAAAAACTCCCTGAGCTCGCCGGCAAGGCCGTCGAACGCGAAGGGCCGCTTGCTGAGGAAGAATCCCGCCTGCTGCGATCTGGTCCACAGGTTGATCTCTCTCACAAAAGCGTGAATGTTGGTAGCGGCCTTTTTGATTTCCCACATCCCGTTCCGCACGTCGTCGAGGCGTTCTTTGTCGAGCGCGGCGGAAACGTGGTCCGATAGCAGGTTGAGAAAATGGAGCGGCGATTGCAGGTCGTGCGCCAGCAGCAAGGTGATCTTCTCTTTCAGCCGGTTACTGTATTCAAGTTCCTGCGTGCGCTCGTGAACCTGCGCTTCCAGCTGCTTTTTGCGCAGCGTAAGATAGTGGTAGCGCAGCTTCACCACGAGGTAGAACGAGAATATCAGCAGGCAGAACGCAAAAACCGCGAAGTACCAGGTCTGGTACCAGAAGGGTTTCACAACGAAAGGCATGCTCAGCAGGCTGACATTATCCCGCCCGAAACCCGCTTTTTTGCGCACTTGAAGCACATATTTGCCATGTTCGAGGCGGTTGAGGATGATTGTCAGGTTACTGTTCAGTTCGTACCATTCGTGGTCAAGGCCTTTGATATTGTATTCCAGAAACTGATTTTCGGGCAGTCCGAAATAGGGCGACGCCAGCATGACCCCGATCCGGTTGAAAGACGGCGCGAGTTCCAGGCTGGTGCTGAATGGCTGCTCTTTGCCGTCGACGGTGAATTTGTCGATCAGGATGCGGGAATTGGGCAAAATGTCGGTGACACTGTCGGGATGAGCCTGTACCAGGCCGTCCATTGAGGGGAACGAAAACCGGCCGTCGGGCAGGACAATGGACGACGGATAGCAGCCGCCATTGAACTCGTTGTTCGCAAAGCCATTGCTTTTATCGTAATAATAGTAAAACACATGGCGGGTTTTCTGGTCGAGGTAATCGTAAAGGTCCTGGGTTTTACATTTAAAAAGTCCGTGGTTTGTGCTCATCCACATAAAGCCCTTTTTGTCTTCCAGAAAAGTGTGCACCACGAGCAGATAGCCGTTCCTATCGAGCGGCAATGCGGTGGCCTTCCCGTTCCGGATGGCATAGAAGCCCTGTCCGTAAGTGCCAGCCCACAGCGTGCCTTCCGGGTCGGAGTGGAATGCCCGCACCTCCCTGCCTTCGAGGCCCGCAACCTCTTTGAAGCTGTTTTTCCGTACATCCAGCAAATACACACCACGGCCATCGGCCGTCCAGAACTGCGAATTGTTGACAGGCATGAACGTCTTCACATCCTTTTCGAGACTCAGCCAGCGAATGGAATCGCTCTCGATTCGCCCGAATTTGCCCGACATGGCATTGAGCCAGATCGTTCCGTCGGGTGTTTGGGTGATGTGCGCAATCTCGCGATCGGCATGAAACCGGCGGATGGGTTTCAAATCGGACGTTCGTTGCTCTAAACTTTTGTAGCCCCGGTTCATCCATACATTCCCGTCCCGGTCGATCAGCGTCCCGCTCCGTGGGATAAGTGGAAACGGCTCACCGGTCATTTGCCCACCTTTTCCGACAGCTCCATGCTCCGTGAGGATGACATTTCCCGCAAATACGCGTTGGCTGTAAAAGTTGTTGCCCGTGCCCGGTATACGAACCGTTTTGAACTGCTTCTTCCTGAAAATATACAAGCCGCCCGTTTTGGTACCCAGCAAATGCACGCCCGATTCGGGAATATGGAGATAGCTATCCAGCCCGCCCAGGTCTGCGGTTTTCAGCACTGGCTTGCAAATCAGCGCGTCACCTGCGGCCGGTCCGAGCTGGTAAAACGTATTGGAATTGTGCAGAAACAGCCGCTCGCCCTGCTGGTAAAAATGGGTAGCCCCGCGGAGTGCATAGCCGCCAGGCAATTGCGGCGAAACAACCTGCTCCCGGCCCGACATATCGACACTTGCCAGTTGCTGCTGTTTGTTGAAATAATAAACTTTCTTATTCAAAAATCCGGCGTGCTCGAAAGACAGCGGCGTGCCATGATCGTAGGTTTTGAAGAATACGACCCTTTTCCGGTAAATGCCGATCAGCGCGGCGTCGCCGATTCTTAGAAACCCGTCGCCGCGCGCGCCTACCTGATGATAAATCACCTGTGACGCATACTGGTTGAAAAGTGAATCTACGCGCTGGCGGTCCTGTGGATGGAGATTGGCGAATACATCGAACTGGTCTGTACGGGAGCGCAGGATCACGGCCCGGTTCCGAACGTGCTGGTTGAGGACGAATGGCTGGTTGTTTTCGTCAAAAGAGAATACTTTGAAGCCCGTATCCTTGAAATAAATGGTGCTGTCGCCGGTGAGGCCAAGCTCGATAATGCGGTTCGAAGCAAGCTGCGGCACATTGCTGAGGTTGTACGTCACAAAGCGCGTGCCGTCGAAGCGCACCACGCCACCCTGTGTCGACATCCATATAAAGCCGTTTTTATCACGTTGAAGCTGCATCACGCTGTTCTGCGGCAGTCCGTTGTCGCTGGTATAATGCTGCTCCGTGAAGTCGGAAATTTCCTGGCCAGATGCTTGTGAAGCGGCCGCAAGAAGGGTGAGAAGGATGGCGATCCTTACAATATTCATAGCCGGGTTAAGAAAAGGTTTCGTCCCCGGACGACGGCGAGGCGTCCGAATCAAGGATACAATAATAGCTTAGTTTTGTAATAATTCTATGCGATGTAAAAACATTTCTAGGCGAAGCAGATGACTGCCGCTCCGTTAAGATAAAACGGACGCGTTTTAAGAGTAGTTGCGCGCCATGCTCGTCTTCCGGGTGTTGAACAGGTTTTTGGCGTTGGCATTATAAATATGAAGCATTCAGGACATTCCTTTTTTCTCTTTTTGATACTTACTTTTTGCGGCAGCACATTTTCTAACGGGCAGCCGCTGGACGCAGCGAGCCTTTCGTCGGTGCCCCGGGTGGCGGACGTGGGTGCTGCCAGGCTCCCGGCCGCTATTGCTCCGGTGAAGGCGCCATTCCCGATGCCCGCGTTTGCAAAGCCCGTTTTTCCCAAACTTACCATTCGCATTACCGATAAAGGCGCCCGCGCGGGTGCAATGGCGACAAAGGCGATCCAGTCGGCCATCGACGAGGTGAGTAAAAAGAAGGGCGGGACCGTGATAGTGCCCGCCGGGACCTGGAGAACCGGGCGAATCAGCCTGAAAAGCAATGTGAACCTGCATATCAGCGAAGGTGCCGAGCTGCGTTTCAGTCCTGAAATCGAGGATTACCTGCCGGCCGTGTTCACCCGGAACGAGGGCGTGGAACTGATGTCACTCGGCGCCTTGATATATGCGAACGGCCAGGAGAACATCGCCGTGACGGGCAAAGGGAAGCTGGTTGGCCCGCCCGACGGACCGGTGAGACAGCGTTATATGAATGTGAACGTGATCGAGAAAGTGGTGCCGGCCGACAAGCCCGTGAGCGAGCGGGTGTACGAAGGCAAAGACGGCGGCTTTATATTCCCGCCGATGTTTATTTCGCCCATTAATTGTAAGAAGGTTTATATCGAAGGCATTACGCTACATAATACGCCATTCTGGAACGTGGTGCCCGTTTACTGCGACAACGTGATTATCAGGGGCATTACCGTGCAATCTGTGGGTATTCCGCGTGGCGACGGCATCGATATCGAATCGTCGAGAAATGTCCTGATCGAATACTGCACGCTCAGCAGCGGCGACGACTGCTTCACGATCAAGGCGGGCAGGGGCGAGGACGGCATTCGGGTGAACAAGCCCACCGAGAATGTCGTGATCCGGCATTGCCTTGCGCGCGAGGGCCACGGAGGCATTACCTGCGGCAGCGAAACCGCCGGGATGATCCGCAACGTGTACGTGCGCGACTGCGTGTTCGACGATACCGATACCGGGCTGCGTTTCAAAACGCGGCGTTCGCGTGCGGGCGGCGGCGAAAACATCGTGTACGAAAACATCCGCATGAATCTCCGCGGCGACGCCGTGAAGTTCGATATGCTGGGAAGCCGGCAATATGTGGGCGAGCTCGCCGACCGCCTGCCGCCCCGCCCCGTGAATGACCTCACACCGGCCTACCGCAACATCACAGCCCGCAACATTGTCGTGGACAAAGCGCGCACATTCATCGACATTACCGGCATTCCCGAATCGCCGGCCGCCAACCTGCTGATCGAAAACGCCATCGTCAATGCCCGCACGGCATTCAAGGCGAGTGATGCAGAGCGGGTAACCGTTCGCGGTGCGACGCTCACCGTCACGGACACGCTCCTGCGTGCGCTGGATGTTCGGAATGTGCTGTTTGAAAAAGTGGAATTCAATACGCCGGGAAAAAAGCTGGCGATTGCGGTAGAAGGTGAAAATTCAAGTAATGTCCGGTTTGTGGATTGCACACCGGCGAAACCAGAAGGGCTCGACTAAGCCGCTCAGGTACATAGCGTTGGGGAGTATTCGCCACGGAATCGTTCGCGGTTGCGGCGCGCGCCGGAAGCCCGTTCTGCGCCGCCGGTCAATCCTGAAATTCGAGCAACGCCTTCAACGCCTTGAAACAGGCATAAGCGAGGTAGATCGGCACCAGCACTGGCAGAAAAACAGCCATTTTCAGGATATCGTCGTTTGTAAAATTTTTCATAGGAGACCTTATTGAATACAACTTATTCTACAAATAGATAAAAGTTGTACCACGAATATAAGGCAAGGAAATTTATCATCCGGCAAAAAAATAGCTGCTCCTTGTTAAGTGAGCAGCTATTCCAATATCCTTCGAAATTTTTACTTATTCCACCAAAGCGGCGTCGTAATATCGTCGTTGCCCTGGGCTTTTACGGCGTTCTGGTAATTGGCCAGGTTTACGCTCTGCTCTTTCGGCGGGTAGTACAAGCGCTCAGGGACGCCTTCGCCGAACAGCGGCTGGAACTTGTAGTCGGTCGTTTTGCCGTCCACGGTGCGGCTCCAAACGGTGTCGCCGGGCTTCACAAGGAAAGTCGGGTAGCCGGTGCGGCGGATCTCCGCCCAGGCTTCATCGCCCTGCGTGTATAGCGCCAGGTATTTCTGGTTCAGTACATTGGCTTTGTCGGCTTTGGGCAATGCGGCCAGGTAGGTAGTAATGTCGGCCTGGGCCACTCCCCATTTTTGCAATGAGGCGGTTACGCCATTAATGTATTCCTGCTGGTCCCAGTTTTTGTATTCCGAAATCAGGAACGCCACTTCGGCATATTCTTGCAAAACCTCCCCAAAGTTGGCGGCATTCACCGCTGTGCCCGGAAGGCTCACGTCGGTGGCGGTGAGCAAGCCGGCGGCTGCCACGGGCAATCCGTAGGGCTGGCCTACATAGTTACCGGCCGCATTTTTGGTGGCATAAATCGGCAGACGGGGGTCTTGCACTTTTACAGTTCCCAATTCTCCTTTCAACACATTGATAATCACATGCGAAACGGCGAAATCCTTGCGGTTGGCCGTCACCGTGGCGCGGTACAGCGGCGCCTCGTTCGGGGCCAGCAGCTGGTATTTAAACACCGCATTGTCCGCATTGGAAGTGAAAACGCCTTTGGTCAATGCGTCCTCGAAATGCGTGTTCGACTCGGCCGGCAGCTGTTTGCGGATGCGCGTCGCGATACGGAGGCGGAGCGAGTTGGCGAACTTAGCCCAGAGCTCGTTTTTGCCCTTATAAATTACATCGTAGTTGCCGAAAGTGGTGGCGCTTTTGTACTTGATCAGCGTGTCACCGGCAGCTTTCAGTTCATTGAGGATGTCGAGATAGATCTTCTGCTGACTTGCATAGGCCGGGCTCAGATTTTCCGGTTCTTGCTGTAATGCCTGGAACTCGGGGTCCTGGTTGCCGTACGACTGGTAAGGAATGTTCCCGAAAACGTCGGTCAGGTTCTGAAACGTGTAGGCTTTCAGAATGCGGGCGATCGCGATCTGGTTCGCATTGGTACCGGCCGTTCCGGCAGTAGCGATGTTCCTGGTCGCCGGGTCGGTATTGAGCTTGATGATCTCGTTCAGGTTGTTCAACGCCTTGTAAGCATTGCTCCAATACGTATCCGAATAAGAGCGCGGAATGTCGTAGCGTGATTGGTCGCTGTAAATATTCTGGCTGTAATACTGCGAAAAGAGCTGCGAGCCGCGCAGGGAGCTGTTTTCGTTGCGGATGTTGTCCATTACCTGCTTTTCGGCGGAGAGCAGGATGGTGGTCGTCGTTACATTGTCAGGACGGTTCGGGTCCTTGTTGATTTCCTCGAAATGACTGTCGGAGCAGGAGGCGAGCAATGCGCCGATGCCGAGGGCCAGAATGCTTTTGGGATATATGGACTTTTGCATGATATTCAATATTAATGTCTGCTTAGAACTTCACGTTTACATTCAGGCCGTAGGTCGCAGGAACCGGAATGTTACCGCCTTCGATACCCTGGATGTTGCCGCCGCTGTTGGCGAATTCGGGGTCGATGTATTTGCTGGCGGTGTAAATATTGGCCAGGTTACGTCCGTATACCCCGAAATAAACCTGCTTCACGGCCTTGCTGTTCAGCGCCAGGTTGTACCCGAATGTGATTTCACGCAGTTTCACGAACGTTGCGTCGAAGATCGTTTGCGGGGTAGGGCCGCTGTACTCGCCGCGGGCCCATGCCTGGGCGGTAATGCGCGTGTCGTTCGGAGTGGTGTTGGCCACCGAGTAAGTTCCGTCGGCATTGTAGGTAACGTTTCCTTTCACACCGTCGAGCACCACCCCGGTTTCGCGGATGTTGTTGGCGGCCGTTTTGTCCAGTACACCTGCGTACATCGCCACTTTGTAGGTTTGCGAGAAGAACTTGCCGCCTACGCGTCCGTCTACGAGGAAGCCCAGGTTGAAGTTTTTGTACGTGAAGTTGTTCTGGAAACCGAAGAGGTATTTCGGCAGCACGCTGCCCAGCGGGGTGAGCTGCTGCGAGCGCTCATAAGTTCCGTCGGCTTTGATCACCTTCTGTCCGTCGGCAGCATACACGAAGTCGTTGCCGAGGATTTGTCCGTAAGGCTGGCCTTCGCGTGCCACCAGGGTCACGAGGCTGTTGGCAAGCTGGAATGTGTTGATGCCCGGCGCGAGCTCGATCACCTTGTTGCGGTTTCTCGACCAATTGAGGCTCGAATTCCACTCAAATCCGTTGGAACGGACCGGCGTGCCGCTCAATGTCAGTTCAATACCCTTGTTATTAATCTTTCCTGCATTGATCACCTTCGAATCATATCCGAATGCCGACGATACCGGGATGTTGATGATCTGGTTGCGGCTCACGTTGTCATAATAGGTAATGTCGAGGCCCACGCGGTTTTTCAATGCCTGGATGTTCAACCCCGCTTCCCAGGAGCTGGTAATCTCCGGTTTGAGGAACTGGTTGTTCAGCTGCGCAGGCAGTTTGTAGGACGGCAGGCCGTCGAACGATTGGCTCGCTTCGTAGGCACGTTGCAGCTGGTAAGGGTCGGTGTCGTTACCCACCTGCGCCCAGCCGAGGCGTACTTTCGCAAAATCGAGCCAGCCGATGTCTTTCACGCCATTGAGTTCGCTGAGGATCAAACTCGTTGTTAGTGAAGGGTATGCGAATGAGTTGCGGTTCAATGGCAGGGTGGACGACCAGTCGTTACGCAGCGTACCATCGAGGAACAACAGGCTCTTCCAGCCCAGCGAGAAGCTACCAAAGATCGAGCTGATCTGCTTACGGTACGCATTCGAGTTCACAAGTACCGAGCTCGCATTCTTTAAGTTGTAATACTCCGGAATGATCAATCCGCCTTGGGTTACGGCGTCACTGATCCGGCGGCGCTGACTCATGATGTTACCACCCGCATTCACGTTCAAGGAAATGTCGCCCCAGCTCTTATTGGCTGATGCAAGCAATTCGTAGTTGAACTCGCTGAAATTGTTGTTATACTCCTGGTATTGCGATTGTGTCCGCGAATACACGGCAATGCGGTCCTGGTATTGGTATTGATAAACATCCGCATTCACTTTTCCGCTCACTTTCAGCCAGCTGTTCACATCGTAAACCACGCCTACGTTGCCGTAAAAGCGGTCGCGGTTCTCTTCGAGGTAGCTTTGGTACGCCGACCAGTACGGGTTATCGATGAACTTCGCCGCTTCACCCGCCGGGTTGTCCTGGTAGCCGCTGCGGTTCCAGAGGATCTGGCTGCCGTCGGCGCGCTTATAGTTTTTCAGCTTATCGTAATCCACCTGCACCTGTCCCCACTGGAATGCTTCGAGGATGATGTTCCGGTTGGTAGCACCCGTCCACGGCCGGCCGGTCGATTGGTTTTTGATATAATTAAAGTTGTTGTAAAACTTAAACTTGCCCGCCTGCGTCGAACCGGAAAAGTTGATCGAGTTACGTTTCAGGGATGAATTCGGGACCGTACCTTTTACATTTTTATTGGTAAATGAAATGCGGTAGGTCGAGTTGGCATTACCGCCGCTCACGGCCAGGCTGTTTGTATTCGCCACGCCTGTTTCAAAGAACGTGTGGACGTCGTTTTTAGGGTAAATCCACGGCTGCGGTTTCAGGTACTCCGCAGTATTTTCAGGATCGAGGTTATACCAATGCAATACCGGCGTACCGTCGAGCTTGGGCCCCCAGCTTTCATCCACTGCATATTCTACAATATTGTAATCGTTTCCGCCGATGTTGGCTTTCTGGAAAGTGCTCGAAAAGCCGCCTCCGTAGAGTTTCTGGCGTTTCGGCAGACGTACAATGTTCTCAAACTCCACGCCGGTATTCAGCGTCACGTTCACTTTGCTGTTTTCCTTGCCTTTTTTGGTGGTGATCAGGATCACGCCGTTGGCGGCACGGGTACCGTAAAGCGCCGCTGCGGATGGTCCTTTGAGCACCGAAATGTTCTCAATATCGTCCGGGTTAAGGTCCTGGATCATGTTACCCACGTCCTTGCCGCCGCTTCCCGCGCTCGTAGCCGCGCTGTTGAGGTCGGCATTGTCGATCGGCGTGCCGTCGATCACGTACAAAGGCTGGTTATTGCCCGAAATGGAGTTGATACCACGGAGGAGCACGCGCGACGATCCGCCCATGTTACCACCGGACGACACCACCTGCATACCCGCAACCCGGCCCGATAATGCGCTCAGCGCGTTGGTAGGGCGTGTTTGCAATGCTTCACCTTTTACTTCCTGCACGGCATAACCGAGCGCGCGCTTCTCGCGGGAAATGCCGAGGGCCGTTACCACCACTTCGTTCAGGATCTTGGCGTCTTGCTTCAAGGCCACATTGATTTTATCGCTGTTGCCTACTGCTATTTCCTGGTTGATGTAGCCAATGAAGGAAACCACCAGCACGGGCGATTCGCCGCTGACGTCCAGGCTGAAACCGCCGTTGGCGTCGGTGAGGGTGCCTGTGGAAGTCCCTTTAATGGTAACCGAGGCGCCGGGAAGTCCGCTCGCGTCGTTGGCGTCGGTAACCGTACCGGTAATGGTCCGCTGCTGTGCATGCACGAGCCCGGTCGCAAGTAAGGTCACCAGAATGAGGTACATAAATCTCGTTTTCATGAAATTGTATTTTGGTGAGGATTGAGTTGGATTGTTTTTGGAGGTTTTCTTTTGTTTATGAATTGATCGATGTGAAAATGGTTTCCTGTAAACTCGTTTTGTTGAAATTAAATTCCGCTAAACCCACTTAAAATGAACTTATTGTAAAGATTGTGTTAAAAAATATTTTGTAAATGTATTAAAATAAAATTAAGACTCTTATTATCTATCGGATTAATAGATTAAAAAGTTCAAAAAATCCAGAATAGGATTGTTCCAAGTTGAGCGGTTCCCTGTGTGTGAGCGGGTTGTGCTTGTCGGTCCGGTGTCATCGCGACTGACGGTTCGTGTCCGTGGGAGGGAAGCGAAAGGAGGGAGCGCGGCGGATTCTGCATTGGAGGCCAGTGGTAACATTAATT includes:
- a CDS encoding glycoside hydrolase family 28 protein gives rise to the protein MKHSGHSFFLFLILTFCGSTFSNGQPLDAASLSSVPRVADVGAARLPAAIAPVKAPFPMPAFAKPVFPKLTIRITDKGARAGAMATKAIQSAIDEVSKKKGGTVIVPAGTWRTGRISLKSNVNLHISEGAELRFSPEIEDYLPAVFTRNEGVELMSLGALIYANGQENIAVTGKGKLVGPPDGPVRQRYMNVNVIEKVVPADKPVSERVYEGKDGGFIFPPMFISPINCKKVYIEGITLHNTPFWNVVPVYCDNVIIRGITVQSVGIPRGDGIDIESSRNVLIEYCTLSSGDDCFTIKAGRGEDGIRVNKPTENVVIRHCLAREGHGGITCGSETAGMIRNVYVRDCVFDDTDTGLRFKTRRSRAGGGENIVYENIRMNLRGDAVKFDMLGSRQYVGELADRLPPRPVNDLTPAYRNITARNIVVDKARTFIDITGIPESPAANLLIENAIVNARTAFKASDAERVTVRGATLTVTDTLLRALDVRNVLFEKVEFNTPGKKLAIAVEGENSSNVRFVDCTPAKPEGLD
- a CDS encoding response regulator produces the protein MKKTLIADDHSLVRYGLRVALLNHFPDLQIDEAWDGQSIMTQLKINTYDLVLLDLSMPDTDPSKVIHWIRNMHPDTKVLIVSMNNEAVFGKRALQMGAHGYLEKDASPEDLIKAINVVLAGKKYMSADLADIIMNDTLNRKSMNPFDGLTPREFQVAMYIVQDYSITQISELMQLQYTSVSTFRRRIFEKLNISDRKALVQLADAYQIT
- a CDS encoding SusD/RagB family nutrient-binding outer membrane lipoprotein, with amino-acid sequence MQKSIYPKSILALGIGALLASCSDSHFEEINKDPNRPDNVTTTTILLSAEKQVMDNIRNENSSLRGSQLFSQYYSQNIYSDQSRYDIPRSYSDTYWSNAYKALNNLNEIIKLNTDPATRNIATAGTAGTNANQIAIARILKAYTFQNLTDVFGNIPYQSYGNQDPEFQALQQEPENLSPAYASQQKIYLDILNELKAAGDTLIKYKSATTFGNYDVIYKGKNELWAKFANSLRLRIATRIRKQLPAESNTHFEDALTKGVFTSNADNAVFKYQLLAPNEAPLYRATVTANRKDFAVSHVIINVLKGELGTVKVQDPRLPIYATKNAAGNYVGQPYGLPVAAAGLLTATDVSLPGTAVNAANFGEVLQEYAEVAFLISEYKNWDQQEYINGVTASLQKWGVAQADITTYLAALPKADKANVLNQKYLALYTQGDEAWAEIRRTGYPTFLVKPGDTVWSRTVDGKTTDYKFQPLFGEGVPERLYYPPKEQSVNLANYQNAVKAQGNDDITTPLWWNK
- a CDS encoding TonB family protein, which encodes MQPRIPEPLLLNYLTLLLIAAAVTPALATNRHYRNDSLDARPAFLQTTRIAGRITDGASRPVANAAVLIAGSERGTISNLSGSFEIPDAPLSGMLVIKHPDFETRQQPILQSVIEYAIVLKPMPRTALRSQAKASKKESEAATESSSPLRLDRWPYFQGGYKALNKFLANNLKYPRQARENGVEGPVQVSFLLDEDGNVSSGRIVKSPGTELDEEALRLVGMMPKWTPAQKDGKPIAVWYTISIHFDPQVDNLPLKIKEEIPKLFSRKMKMDPVKAPLPVKAEFKRLFNSGAVDLSAHEPPQTRLRNYGGGYATRPFYVPFKFQP
- a CDS encoding sensor histidine kinase — its product is MNIVRIAILLTLLAAASQASGQEISDFTEQHYTSDNGLPQNSVMQLQRDKNGFIWMSTQGGVVRFDGTRFVTYNLSNVPQLASNRIIELGLTGDSTIYFKDTGFKVFSFDENNQPFVLNQHVRNRAVILRSRTDQFDVFANLHPQDRQRVDSLFNQYASQVIYHQVGARGDGFLRIGDAALIGIYRKRVVFFKTYDHGTPLSFEHAGFLNKKVYYFNKQQQLASVDMSGREQVVSPQLPGGYALRGATHFYQQGERLFLHNSNTFYQLGPAAGDALICKPVLKTADLGGLDSYLHIPESGVHLLGTKTGGLYIFRKKQFKTVRIPGTGNNFYSQRVFAGNVILTEHGAVGKGGQMTGEPFPLIPRSGTLIDRDGNVWMNRGYKSLEQRTSDLKPIRRFHADREIAHITQTPDGTIWLNAMSGKFGRIESDSIRWLSLEKDVKTFMPVNNSQFWTADGRGVYLLDVRKNSFKEVAGLEGREVRAFHSDPEGTLWAGTYGQGFYAIRNGKATALPLDRNGYLLVVHTFLEDKKGFMWMSTNHGLFKCKTQDLYDYLDQKTRHVFYYYYDKSNGFANNEFNGGCYPSSIVLPDGRFSFPSMDGLVQAHPDSVTDILPNSRILIDKFTVDGKEQPFSTSLELAPSFNRIGVMLASPYFGLPENQFLEYNIKGLDHEWYELNSNLTIILNRLEHGKYVLQVRKKAGFGRDNVSLLSMPFVVKPFWYQTWYFAVFAFCLLIFSFYLVVKLRYHYLTLRKKQLEAQVHERTQELEYSNRLKEKITLLLAHDLQSPLHFLNLLSDHVSAALDKERLDDVRNGMWEIKKAATNIHAFVREINLWTRSQQAGFFLSKRPFAFDGLAGELREFFKEMLPFKNNTLEFVNPGQWPLFTNREILKAVIRNLIDNSNKYTTGGHIRVELEQAGDHLQLSVTDNGRGMSPADLSKINRRITQVQTTAGIEQSGRLGYQIIIDFVALLECKLEVQSSVGQGTRVTISGLMPGQPDATDAMLTDDVPTNFTTL